The DNA window cttacaagcttacttgctttttattgtacgatttgaattagtggaatttggttcatatttgtcttggagaacttgtttgcttttaaccaagtaggtagaaacattttgcatgtagttgcattcatatagataggttgcatttcatatattctatcattcctcttcactccctTATAGCTTCTCtagagcttagcatgaggacatgcttatgtttaagtgtggggaggttgataaaccactattttatggtttatcttgtgctcaattgagtgatttttatcaactctttacccacttattcatactatttgcatggttttacatttgccttcctaattatgtgctttgattgaaaacatgcttctttggccttaagttccctatgtttaatcctctcttattaccattagatgcctttatatgtgtgttaagtgatttcagagattacagggcaggaatggttcagaggatggaaaggaagcatgcaaaagtggaaggaatacaagaagctaGAGAAAtcgctaagctgtccagcctgacctcttcgcactcaaacggctataacattagctacagaggtccaaatgacacggttctagttgcattggaaagctaacgtctggggctttgatttgatatataatttgtcatagctgcTCTGAAGTTAGGCGATGCGAACGTGTGAATGACGCGCCCGCATCGCATCTACAAACTTCAATCCGCGCGGACGCGCGGACgatgcctccgcgtcactttgccgcgacctgtacggaccagatttcATAATCAGTGActttgggctgtttctgacccagtttttggctcagagaacacagattagtgggggaatacatccattcataattatgcttttcataaatcacttttcatagttttagatgtagtttttagagagagatgttctctcctctctcttaggattaggattaggatttttaggacttaggaatatttttatctcatctttttatcaggtttaatatctttttatttcgacttctcttaattgttgattattgatgttgcttatttggcttatgactcttcatatttggattgattttatcttattaatgcaattgaggtatttcgGACTTATATGTTACtgatgcttgggctctatccaaattattttcattcaagtagattttattcccttttggctttaattgattaactggaagctcttgagttatcaactattcatgattaattgttatgtcggctaatcaattggaattccactaactctagtctttccttaggaattggctaggacttgggaaatctaaccaattagttcacttgactttcccttgcttacgcaaaggttaactaagtgggattaactttcattctcataggagtaactaggataggacttccgaattttcatatcttgccaaaagtttattttatagttaattatttattttatttgccattgaatttacttgttcctcactttcaaaaccccaatttacaaaaacccataaccaataataagaacacacctccgtgcaattccttgagaagacgacccgaggtttgaatactcggttatcaattttaaaaagggtttgttacttgtgacaaccaaaacttttgtaagaaaggttgattgcttggtttagtaactatacttacaataagagtttactataacttctaaaccatcaattttCAGTTCTTCAGACGCTTTTGTGCCTTAGGTCACGCTTTtcaaagcgtggcctaaggtcTAAAGCGTGCTTTAACTTCAAAAGCGTGCCAAAAATTCCTTTTTCCAccatttcttcacctacaagtaatcaaatCAACCAATCAAAGCaccaccaaattcacaaggtttataaattattcaaaaaccaactaattctagcttaaacctcatgattttttgtcaaataaagtatggttgattgattcaacaTAACCATGCAAATctactccaaatcacttacttacaATGctagaaagtgcataaaacctaatgagaCAAGTGAAATTtgcttgaaaagctagcataagatgacttgtcatcacaacaccaaacttaaaccttgcttgtccccaagaaagcactaaacataagagaaaataaaatgaaacagagaagtatgcatgtccttatttagcagataattgaacttggttcatagggttttatgcagacaatggtAGCTCATTTATTACTTGCTGACAGATAAGAACTGATTCCTTAAAGGTTCACTAGAGTTGCTGCTATAATGCCTTACTTTTGCTTGATCCTTGtgagctttttctttctttactttgCTTAGGAGGCTTATTTATTGATGAAGGCTTGGTGGCAAATGCTGCAGCAGCCTTTGGCTTAGTTTTGCTCACCAtttcttcaccacagacacatggctcacatTTTCTTCCTATGAGCATTGATGCCCATCATCTCTTTGGATCACTAAGTGCAAGTTTTGAAATAATCCTCAAAAcctacttgtccaagcatatcccagtacaaaaacaccacaggcatatgtcctagggtccaagctattggtgtctagccttattgtttgtttctttgcaaatttttggcttttctcttttttttttcttgttttgcttcATTCTCAAGGGAATCTTATTAATTGACAGATTTTATAGCAGCAAACAAACTTATACTTTAAAGAATCATGTTATTATGCAGCTTTTTGTTTTATGAGCtaacaattgaatcaaacaaGTACCACCACGGACTTTTCATTCCAACTTCTACAACATTGGACATTCACTTCCTAtttcaaacctttttcttttatttatgcagAAGGGAAAACAACACAATATTCAAGCTAATGATGGATGACAACAATTATTTAGATCCAAGCATTTCTTAGCAAACATTTTCACCTAattaaacactttagcaagacatataAGAATCTCTAAATTAAAACACTTTACAGCAACAAGGATTAAGTATTCAATATAACCTGTTGGGAGTGTCTCTCAACTTTCCTTCTGTTGTATCCCTTGGATGATGATGCAGCTCCCTTTTTAAGTGTTTCCCTGCATAATCCTtagaagttgcttgcttctcaagccttTAAGAAattggttagtatgcataaattgagtaTGGCTTTTGAGTttactttggtgtgtgaacaccaaacttaatcccTTGCCAATATTTTTTTGATGCAGCAAGTTAACCATTTGTGAATCCTTTTGCCTTTGCTAAAGGTTATAAAGCTAAAGCTAGAAAATAATGGTTAAATAGTTtatctgattgcttggagctagtaACCATTTATGCagaaggtgagaatgtgttttttttaattgagatttttggtggaacaccaaacttagcatccgtcattctcccttaaattgttttggtgtgcaacaccaaacttggctTTTTGCAATACAGATAAAACTAATTaccttttttattgaaatagttgaaaaagagaactacctcaggttgggttgcctcccaacaagcgcttctttattgtcactagcttgacattttTCATTCTTGCTCAATTCAGATTCTGAACCTCCTTTTCTTTGTCCCATTGGCCTCCCAATTAATGCTTTGCCCTGTGACCATTTGCTGTGAAATAACTCTTTGTTACTTCATCTAGCAATTCAAGGCTTCCATAGGGAAAAACCTTTGTCACCAAGTATGGACCAGTCCATTTGGATTTGAGCTTGCTAGGGAAAACCTTAAGCTTGGAGTTATATAAGAGTACTTGCTGTCCTAGTTTGAACTCCTTCTTTGAGATCTTTTTGTCATGTCACCTCTTagctttttccttgtatatcttagCACTTTCATAAGCTTCTAGCCTAAACCCATTCAACTCATTTAGTTGTAGCAGCCTCTTCTCCCCTGCTGCTTGAGAATCAAGGTTGAGGAGTTTAGTGGCCCAAAAAGCTTTATGTTTAAGCTCTACAGGGAGGTGACAAAATTTGCCATATAACAGCTGAAAAGAGGACTTTCCAATAGGAGTTTTGAATGTagtcctgtatgcccaaagtgcatcttctAGTTTTCTGGCCCAATCTTTCCTGGTTGCTCCCACAGTCTTCTCCAAAATCCTCTTCAACTTTCTATTTGCAAGCTCTGCTTGGCTATtggtctgtgggtgatatggtgtggctactTTATGCATCACCCCATATTTGTGGAGTAGTTTCTCCATCTGTTTGTTGCAGAAATGGCTGCTACCATCACTAACCAGACCCTTAGGTACTCCATACCTAGTGAATATGTGCTTCTTTAGGAATTGAAGGACAACTTGTGCATCGCACGTGGTTGTGGCtatagcttccacccactttgagacATATTCTACTGCTACAAGTATGTATTTGAAAGAATATGAAGGAGGAAAAGGacccatgaaatcaatgccccataAATCAAAGAGTTCTACCTCTAGGATGTAGTTCTGAGGCATCTCACTTCTTTTTGTTAATCCCCCACCcctttggcattcattgcacTGATGAACAAACTCTCTAGCATCCTTAAATATGGTAGGCCAATAAAATTTGCTTTTAAGTATCTTggctgctgttctttctggCCCAAAATGTCTACCATAAGCTGAACCATGACAGTGCCACAATATGCTTCTCATCTCACCTTCAGGAACACATTTCCTTATCATTCCATCTGAACGTCTTCTGAATAagaatggttcatcccacagGAATTTCCTTGCTTTATTAAGTagctttttcacttgtttcTTGGTGAATTCCTTGGGAATCTTTCTTCCaaccttatagtttgcaatatctgcaaaccaaggGGTTTGTTGAATCTGTAAGAGGTGTTCATttgggaagctttcattcactgGATGTGAGGCTTCTTGAATTGTTTCTTGTGACAGTCTCGATAGATGATCAGCAACTTGATTCTCACTACCCTTCATGTCCTTTatttcaatgtcaaactcttgtagaagcaatatccatctgataagtcttggtttagcatcctgttttgacatcaaatacttaagGGAAGCATGGTCAGTAAAAACTACAATTTTGGATCCAAtcaagtatgatctaaacttatcaaatgcataaaccacagccaagaattccttctctgttgtggtataatttttttgagcttcattCAATACTTTGCTTGTATAATAGATGACATAATGCAAGTTCCCCTTCCTTTGTCCCAACATAGCACCAATTTCAatgtcacttgcatcacacatgagttcaaaggATAATCCCCAATCTGGGTgtgtgatgattggtgcagTGTGAGTCTGGTTTTTAAAGTGTCAAAGGCATGCTGACAGCtttcataaaaaatgaaaggattATCAACCATCAACAAATTGCTTAATAGTttggctatttttcaaaaatccttgatgaatcttctataaaatccaGCATGTCctaagaaacttctaacagctTTCACATTAATTGGTGGAGGGAGTTTCTCTATGATTTCTACCTTTGCCTTGTCAacttctatcccttttcttgaaactttgtgaccaagaataatctcttcaggtaccataaaatgacatttctcccagtttaaaaccaaatttttttcttgGCTCCGTTTCAAGACAAGGGTAAGATGATGCAAGCAAGCACTAAAAGTGTcaccaaaaatagagaaatcatccatgaaaacttcaataaatttttctaccatatctgagaagattgatagcatgcatctttgaaatgTTGCTGGAGCATTACACatccaaatggcattcttctgtatgcAAAAACTCCAAAGGGACAGGTGAAAgatgtcttctcttgatccatGGGTCAACCACTATTTGATTATAACTAGAATACCCATCAAGGAAGCAGTAATATGCATGGCTAGCTAGcctctcaagcatttgatcaatgaaagggAGAGGAAAGTGATCTTTGCGTTTGGCATCATTCAGCCTCCTATAGTCAACACACATCCTCCATCCTATCACAGTTCTTATGGGAAtgagttcattcttctcattaatAATAACTGTCATCCCACCtttctttggtaccacttgaactgggcttatccatgagctGTCAGAGATAGGATAGATAATCTCTGCATTTCATAACTTCATTACTTTCTTTtggacaacttccttcattgtgggatttagcctcctttgaggttgaaccactggtttggaatTGTCTTCCAAAAGGATCTTATGCATGCAAACTGTAGGGCTAATACCCTTcaagtcatcaatggtccatcctaatGCATCTTTGTGAGCCTTTAGTACATTAATGagctttccttcttcttcttcttcagtcaGGGAAGAGTTGATGATCATTGGAAAGCTATATACTGTgccaaggaatgcatatttgagatgaataGGGAGAGGCTTCAATTCTTTTGTTTGGCACTTCTTCCTTCTTGTATTGTTTCACCTCTTTCTCAATGGAAATTTCAGCTACTTGTGCTTCCATTGTCTCCTgatcttcttccccttcttttttTGTTGCTCATGATGCTTGGCTTCCAATATTTCTTCCACCAAACTTTCTATCATATCTACTCTCATGTAATCTTCTTGCTCAGGGGGGTGTTGCATTGCTTTGAAAACATTGATGACCATTTGCTCATTGTGCACCCTGAAGATTATTTCTCCCTTCTCCATATCAATAATAGCTCTTGCTAtggctagaaatggtcttcccaaaatgattgaattgtttccttcttcttctttatccaaaatcacaaagtcTGCAGGGAAGATGAACTCTCCAACCTTCACCAATAGATTTTCCACAATGCCATTGGGTATCTTGATTGATCTATCGGCCATTACCAATAACATCCTGGTAGGTTTGAGTTTTTCTATGGAAAGCTTTCTCATCATTAAGAGGGGCATCAAATTGATACTAGCACCAAGATCACAGAGAGCTTTGTCTAATGTCATCTTGCCTATGGTACATGAAactacaaaactccctggatctttaagctttggtgGAATACCCCTTTGAATCAAagtactgcattcttcagtgagaagcACTGTTTCCTTCTCATGCCAACTTCTCTTTTTATTGATAAGTTCTTTCAAGAATTTAGCATATAGAGGCATCTGCTTTGATGCTTCGGCCAGGAGGATGTTAATTTCCAATTTCTTGAAAACTTCAAGAAAGTTGGGGAAGTGTTGatccttggtttccttgttGAACCTTTGAGGGTATGGGAAGGGAGGTGTGAAAGTCTTCTCCACTTGCTTATGTCCTTGAGAtgattcttctattatttgctTCCCTTTCCTTGAGATTTGTGGCTGTTTCTCTCCCTCTTCAGGCTTCTCTTGATCATCCTTGTTGAGTGTAGCATCATTCTTGCTGTTAGCTTCATCATTCTCAGTTGGCTTCTTGTCATTCACTAAggtttttccactccttagcTGTATagctttgcattcttctttaggatttggaatggtgtcacttgggaGTGAGCTTTTTGGCCTTTCAATCACAGCTTGCTTGGAAAGCTGCCCAATCTGCCTTTCTATATTTCTTATGAAAGCTTCATTGTTCTTGTTTGTAAGTTCTTGctgtttcatcatttttttccaTCAATATCTCCAAGTTGGATTTTGGTTATCTCCTCATCTGAGATTTGGATGGTTCTTCTAAGATGGATTGTAGGTGTCACTATAAACTTCACTTGATCCTGAACCTTGGTTGTGCACATATTGAATTTGTTCCTGCTGCTGATCTTCTTGGTTTTCTTCATTCTGCCCCatgtggttgatggttggcttgtattCACTACTGTAACTTGGAGGTTATCATCCTCttagccatttgctcaaattgttgttgaatttactACTgtatcatcttgttttgagctaggaTTAAGTCCACTCCtttcctttgtgatggttggcgttgtctctgatgagcaaagaaatattgattgtttgtcaccatatcaatgaggttttgggCCTCCTCTACAGTCTTCATCAATTGTAGGGAGCCTCCTGCTGAGTGATCTATtgcttcttgagccttcagagttaagacttcataaaaattctgaagtatgtcccattcattgaacatttcaTGGGGCCACTTTATGATCAGGGTCTTGTATCTCCCCCAAGCCTCATAGAATGACTCTCCATCCATCTGAGTGAATGTTTGGACCTCCATTTTGAGTCTAATGATCCTTTGGGGAGgatagaacttggctaagaacttGTTCACTAGATCTCCCCAATTGTTGATGCTATCTCTTGGAAATGACTTGATAaatcattattttatgatttatattgtgtttaattgagtgttTTGTCAAGTcgttacccacttattcatatgattagcatgatatattacaattccttcccaaagttgttctatggttgaaaacttgcttcctagagatatttttattgtgtattttaattctcttttataccattcaatgtcgtgatccgtgtgttaagtgtttcaggtttcataggacaggaatggcttagagaatagagaagaagcttgcaaaaatggaagaaacacaagaaatcaaggagatgaccagcgaacacTGATGCGGAtgcatggctcatgcgaccgcgtgaaatgagaaaaatgcaGTGACGCGTTTGCATGACTGATGCGAACGCGTAGATTGAAATCTGTACAgatgatgcgaacgcgtggacgacacgtacgcgtggcgaGGAAAAATGCTGaatgacgcgcacgtgtggacGACGCTTACGCATGACAtgcgtgatctgcagaattaacagaaCATGTTGGGAGCAATTTTGGGCCgccttttgacccagtttttggcccagaaacacatacTAAAGCCGGGAAACATGCAAAGACACAGGAAGATTCTCATGAGgattgtttttagtttttagatctgattttactcctcctctaggttttcacACTACACATTCATAATTCTTAGAATTTTCAATTGCTTTTGgatttggatattgagaagagttgttACCTCCGCCAAGACTttgtcattctagtttgttttcttacttttcacttactctttcatatctttaatttgtccagagttacaattggattctttttagagtttattaatacaataactatttttatttttaatcgatcttttttattattgcttatcatgtctttatttattttcccttttaaatttatgaagtctacatttatgataatggagtagttttccaacttgattgggagttgattaaaaggagaaccttgagttggaatactcaatagtcaaattgtaattgggtttattgttggttgAATCTCTAGTCACTAatgctaatccttcccaagggagaggattagaacttgtgaatagaagttgacttccAACTTACTTAACCTTCCTTTATTCAGTAAAAGATGactaagtagaaacaactaccaattatcaattgatcttgagaaaaatccaacaaggatagaacttctaattaatcttctcccggtcaagatctttatttaaattatataaattctcttatttattttcctgtttctcaaactcaaaatttcttggaaaacctctgacCAATAAGCTACACTCTTttgtcaactcgttgggagacgacctgggattcatactcccagtatttttattctaattttgtgacaacccttttaaattgataagcggattttcactagttaagaactgtacttgcaatgtatttattccattaaattcttaatcggtCAATTTCTACCtccgtcaatttttggcgccgttgctaggGAGTTGtaatagtgtgctaatttattggttagaatttttttgtttgcattttattttattttgttttatcgccatgagctgtatgtttctttcgttgaatgacgcgttcactaccTGATCCAAGCTTAGCCGCTTTTGATCTTGAAATcgaaagaactctttcacgtatTAGGCAAGCTCGATGTCACTTAGCCTCTAAGGGTGGTGAAGTGATTATTATCGATTCACCAGTCTCATCTGAGGGCAAATTTGAACTGCCATttgaggaagaaacaagctcatTTACTACTGATTTAGTTGATTCATGTGCAGGTAACATGGTAGAACCTAGGAGGATTACTCTCCAGGAAGCTAGAGCCCCAGATTTTATACTGCAGCCGTATCAAGTGCATCACCCAATGGTGGCTGTAGATTTTGAACTGAAAACTGCACTAATCAACTTGCtacccaagtttcatggcttacctgctcaagagcctattaagcaccttagggattttcagacagcctgttctactgttaGGCATCATGGTGCGGATAAAACTCCTATTCTGTTAACCtccttcccattttctcttgagggaaaggcgaGGGAATAGTACTACACCCAACCTGAAGTGACTTTTACTAACTGGGatacgcttagaagagaatttttggagaaatactttccagctgaagttactAATAGATTGAGGAAAGAATTTTCAATGATTATTCAAGGCGAATCC is part of the Arachis duranensis cultivar V14167 chromosome 1, aradu.V14167.gnm2.J7QH, whole genome shotgun sequence genome and encodes:
- the LOC107492021 gene encoding uncharacterized protein LOC107492021; translation: MMKQQELTNKNNEAFIRNIERQIGQLSKQAVIERPKSSLPSDTIPNPKEECKAIQLRSGKTLVNDKKPTENDEANSKNDATLNKDDQEKPEEGEKQPQISRKGKQIIEESSQGHKQVEKTFTPPFPYPQRFNKETKDQHFPNFLEVFKKLEINILLAEASKQMPLYAKFLKELINKKRSWHEKETVLLTEECSTLIQRGIPPKLKDPGSFVVSCTIGKMTLDKALCDLGASINLMPLLMMRKLSIEKLKPTRMLLVMADRSIKIPNGIVENLLVKVGEFIFPADFGEIIFRVHNEQMVINVFKAMQHPPEQEDYMRVDMIESLVEEILEAKHHEQQKKKGKKIRRQWKHK